From the Nitrospinota bacterium genome, one window contains:
- a CDS encoding DNA internalization-related competence protein ComEC/Rec2, which translates to MYNLLNKRPLVILTISYIAGLIIGLFILNSIFLIVIFSFLILLSIILRKKLSTITIISIFFILFGLFRVYIHTFPFPNNHISNVINDKKKVNLEGVIISPPQFKLDKTRFIIEAKKIYSREETKIVNGKVKITIYEPYVNLKYKDEVLVKKIRLHPPIGFQNFNTFNYQSYMQRQGIYVIGGVSKGSRVEVLKRTETGIINTLFKIKDKVLENIDTNLPFPNNGIIKAIVWGERGLLDRYIIEMFNNSGIAHLLAISGLHLGFIAFASFFLIYKLIFYIQYLIIPKGITYYDSRKIAALFTIFPIFIYAIMVGNRIPTLRAGIMIYTYLFAIILDRHRDLYNILALAVIILLIWNPLSFYDIGFQLSFIAVLGITFCISNFLYNNTEIRKEEFNFYSFIKKKVFQYLIVSLAASLSVLPIIAIYFNKLIFVSPLSNSIVLPFASFLIPLALFSSFLGLIYTPLIKLTSWTINIFTSIIFYLAKFFSSLPFSYIFISKPSLLILLLYYTALFTIFFYKKRVLKRVLITLLLLLSILFYSSKFILNSNNSLMVTFLDVGQGESTFIRTPSHQSILIDGGGAYNNGFKIGEKVVLPFLLNHGVKKIDLMIATHPHPDHMKGLVDIVNTLKVKEIFLNKDNPNYNFYRELNDAAFKKEIKIKRISSPFHYKLGEVQITFFHPSDEFSSINSKIKDENNRSLVFKLIYRKFSILFAGDIQNKAEEYILANIYPLKANILKIPHHGSRASSIEEFLREVDPDISIISLGRYNWFRLPSLDVIEKLKERDIEIYRTDKHGSIRVISNGSECFVKTFN; encoded by the coding sequence TTGTATAATCTATTAAATAAAAGACCTCTTGTAATCTTAACTATATCTTATATTGCTGGTCTGATAATAGGTTTATTCATATTAAATTCGATATTTTTAATTGTAATTTTCTCTTTTCTAATTTTATTATCTATCATCTTACGAAAAAAACTATCTACAATTACTATTATTTCCATCTTTTTTATTTTATTCGGACTGTTTCGTGTTTATATACATACCTTTCCCTTTCCCAACAACCATATTTCTAATGTTATTAATGATAAAAAAAAGGTTAATCTTGAAGGTGTAATTATTTCACCACCTCAATTTAAACTGGATAAGACAAGATTTATCATAGAGGCAAAAAAGATATATTCTCGAGAAGAAACAAAAATTGTGAATGGAAAAGTTAAAATAACCATTTATGAACCTTATGTCAATTTAAAGTATAAAGACGAGGTTTTAGTTAAAAAGATAAGACTACATCCACCTATAGGTTTTCAAAATTTTAATACTTTTAATTACCAAAGTTATATGCAGAGACAGGGAATATATGTTATTGGAGGTGTATCGAAAGGATCAAGGGTTGAGGTTTTAAAAAGAACCGAGACAGGAATTATCAACACCCTTTTTAAGATAAAAGATAAGGTACTAGAAAATATAGATACTAACTTACCTTTTCCCAATAATGGAATCATAAAGGCAATTGTCTGGGGAGAGAGGGGTTTATTAGACAGGTATATAATAGAGATGTTTAATAACTCTGGCATTGCGCATCTCCTTGCCATATCTGGTCTCCATCTGGGATTTATAGCATTCGCTTCGTTCTTTTTAATATATAAATTGATCTTTTATATACAATATCTAATTATCCCTAAAGGAATAACTTATTATGACTCTAGAAAGATTGCGGCTCTTTTTACTATATTTCCTATATTTATATATGCAATCATGGTAGGAAATAGGATACCTACCCTAAGGGCCGGTATCATGATATATACATATTTATTTGCTATAATCCTTGACCGACACAGAGACCTTTATAATATTTTGGCCCTGGCAGTCATAATTCTTTTAATATGGAATCCCCTATCCTTCTACGATATTGGATTTCAACTTTCTTTTATAGCAGTATTGGGAATTACCTTTTGTATTTCCAATTTTTTATATAATAACACCGAGATAAGAAAAGAAGAATTTAACTTTTATTCCTTTATCAAGAAGAAGGTTTTTCAATATTTAATTGTATCTCTTGCAGCTTCCTTAAGTGTACTACCAATTATAGCAATATATTTTAATAAGCTAATTTTTGTAAGTCCCCTATCTAATTCTATTGTTCTACCTTTTGCCTCATTTTTAATTCCATTGGCTCTATTTTCATCATTTTTGGGATTAATCTATACTCCTTTAATAAAACTTACTTCTTGGACTATAAATATTTTCACATCAATTATATTCTATCTTGCTAAGTTCTTCTCTTCTTTACCCTTTTCATATATCTTTATATCAAAACCGTCTTTATTAATTCTTTTATTATATTATACAGCGCTTTTCACTATATTTTTTTATAAAAAGAGAGTTTTAAAACGAGTACTTATTACTTTACTTCTGTTATTATCAATCTTATTTTATTCATCAAAATTTATTTTAAATAGTAATAACTCCTTAATGGTAACCTTTCTTGATGTAGGGCAAGGAGAATCAACCTTTATCAGAACCCCATCACACCAAAGCATATTGATTGACGGCGGTGGAGCATATAATAATGGTTTTAAAATTGGAGAAAAGGTTGTTCTTCCCTTTTTATTGAATCATGGGGTTAAGAAGATAGATCTTATGATTGCAACTCATCCACATCCTGATCATATGAAGGGCTTAGTTGACATAGTAAATACACTAAAAGTAAAGGAGATATTTCTCAATAAGGACAATCCTAATTACAACTTTTATAGAGAACTCAATGATGCAGCATTTAAAAAAGAAATAAAGATAAAGAGAATCTCTTCACCTTTTCACTATAAATTAGGTGAGGTTCAAATTACATTTTTTCATCCATCAGATGAATTTAGTAGTATAAATAGTAAGATAAAAGATGAAAATAATAGATCATTGGTTTTTAAATTAATATATAGAAAATTTAGCATTCTTTTTGCAGGCGATATACAAAACAAAGCTGAAGAATATATTCTAGCTAATATTTATCCTTTAAAAGCTAACATATTAAAAATACCACATCATGGGAGCAGAGCCTCCTCAATAGAAGAATTTTTAAGAGAAGTAGATCCAGATATATCAATAATCTCTCTAGGTCGATATAATTGGTTTCGACTCCCATCTTTAGATGTTATCGAGAAGCTAAAAGAAAGGGATATTGAAATCTATCGCACTGATAAACATGGATCAATTCGTGTGATAAGTAACGGAAGTGAATGTTTCGTTAAAACATTTAATTAA
- the mutS gene encoding DNA mismatch repair protein MutS yields MAESTPMMRQYLDIKSKHKDAILFFRMGDFYEMFFEDAKIASKVLEITLTSRNKEKDKSVPMCGVPCHASESYIARLINAGYKVAICEQIEDPKKAKGIVKRNVIRIVTPGTILNSPLVGSKENQYLASFVFCEEKVIGFAITDISTGEFFITELDGTSPFQKLKDELSRWNPRELLIPNNISDNEEISDYIKTLDISINPYDDWVFSYDHAYRLFLDYFKVNSLDGYGCESRRVAVQAGGAILQYLQETQKTSLAHINKLTYYNTENYMIIDPSTQRNLELLKSLGDESKKGSLLDILDLTITPMGGRKIKKWILRPLLNASEIRKRQDVVDEFLSNTILRGEVREALKEVYDLERLAGRISLSAANARDLSALKKSVLVLPRLNELINQSSSPLLNDLLSKWDNLQDIGELIERSIQENPPYSINEGGMIKEGFNSKLDELRKITKAGKDWISNFEAQEKKKTGINSLRVGYNKVFGYYIEVTKKNIPLIPPDYIRKQTLVNAERYITPELKEYEIKVLNAQEEICVLEYNIFQEIRESIIKEVNRIQKIAGIISTIDVLASFAEASSLYNYVKPKINENDVIHIAEGRHPVLEQIDVNNKFVPNDALIDCENNQILIITGPNMAGKSTYLRQVALIVLMAQTGSFVPAKQAEIGMVDRIFTRVGAQDFLTRGQSTFMVEMNEAANILNNATKKSLIILDEIGRGTSTFDGISIAWSIVEYIHDKLEAKTLFATHYHELADLSLVLKKIRNYNFAVKEWNNEIIFLRRIVPGSTDRSYGIQVARLAGIPKEILERAKEVLCNLENTELDNKGKPKISYKKRGNQEEMGEQFSLFAKRVDVLMEEIKRIDINNTTPMEAIKILHKISLLAKDK; encoded by the coding sequence ATGGCTGAGTCTACACCAATGATGCGACAATATCTTGATATAAAGAGCAAGCATAAAGACGCTATCCTTTTTTTTAGAATGGGTGATTTCTATGAAATGTTCTTTGAAGACGCTAAGATAGCATCAAAAGTATTAGAAATTACTTTAACATCAAGAAACAAAGAAAAGGATAAATCTGTGCCTATGTGTGGTGTGCCATGCCACGCATCTGAGTCTTATATTGCACGTTTAATTAATGCGGGATATAAAGTAGCCATCTGCGAACAGATAGAAGACCCTAAAAAAGCAAAAGGAATAGTGAAGAGAAATGTTATACGTATTGTTACGCCTGGAACGATATTAAATTCTCCTCTGGTTGGATCTAAAGAAAATCAGTATCTCGCATCATTCGTTTTCTGTGAAGAAAAAGTAATTGGCTTTGCAATTACTGACATATCTACTGGAGAATTTTTTATTACTGAGTTAGATGGAACTTCTCCCTTTCAAAAATTAAAGGATGAGCTTTCACGCTGGAATCCAAGAGAATTATTAATACCAAATAATATATCTGACAATGAAGAGATATCTGACTATATAAAAACCCTTGATATTTCAATTAATCCTTATGATGATTGGGTCTTTTCCTATGATCATGCCTATAGATTGTTTTTAGACTATTTTAAGGTTAACTCCCTCGACGGCTATGGCTGTGAATCAAGAAGGGTGGCCGTTCAGGCTGGAGGAGCGATATTGCAATATCTGCAAGAAACTCAAAAAACATCCCTAGCACACATCAATAAATTAACTTATTACAACACAGAAAATTATATGATTATTGATCCATCTACCCAAAGGAATCTCGAACTCTTAAAAAGCTTGGGAGATGAATCAAAAAAAGGGTCTCTTTTAGACATTCTTGATCTCACCATCACGCCAATGGGCGGAAGAAAAATAAAAAAATGGATATTAAGACCCCTTTTAAACGCATCAGAAATCAGAAAAAGACAGGATGTTGTGGATGAATTTTTATCGAATACGATTCTGAGAGGTGAAGTAAGAGAAGCCTTAAAGGAGGTTTATGATCTGGAGAGGTTAGCAGGTCGAATATCTCTATCAGCAGCCAATGCAAGAGACCTCTCGGCATTAAAAAAATCTGTTCTTGTTCTTCCACGACTGAATGAGTTGATAAACCAATCGTCTTCTCCTCTTTTAAATGACTTATTAAGCAAATGGGATAACCTGCAAGATATTGGTGAACTGATTGAGCGATCTATACAGGAAAATCCTCCATATTCTATAAACGAAGGGGGAATGATCAAAGAGGGGTTTAACAGCAAACTGGATGAGTTAAGAAAAATTACAAAAGCTGGTAAGGATTGGATTTCAAATTTTGAGGCTCAAGAGAAGAAAAAGACAGGCATTAATAGTCTGAGGGTTGGCTATAACAAGGTCTTTGGTTACTACATTGAGGTCACTAAGAAAAATATCCCTCTGATCCCGCCAGATTACATCAGAAAGCAGACCTTAGTGAATGCCGAGAGATACATTACTCCAGAACTCAAAGAGTATGAAATAAAAGTACTCAATGCACAGGAAGAGATTTGTGTTTTGGAGTATAACATCTTTCAGGAGATCAGGGAATCCATAATTAAAGAAGTTAATAGAATTCAAAAAATTGCTGGTATCATCTCAACAATAGATGTCTTAGCATCATTTGCAGAAGCATCATCACTTTATAACTACGTTAAACCAAAGATTAATGAGAACGATGTTATACACATTGCTGAAGGGAGACACCCTGTCTTGGAACAGATAGATGTTAATAATAAGTTTGTCCCTAATGATGCGCTTATAGATTGTGAGAACAATCAAATATTAATCATAACAGGTCCCAACATGGCTGGAAAATCTACTTATCTAAGGCAGGTGGCTTTAATAGTCCTCATGGCACAAACAGGATCTTTTGTTCCTGCAAAACAGGCTGAAATTGGTATGGTAGACAGGATTTTTACAAGGGTAGGGGCTCAAGACTTTCTGACAAGAGGCCAGAGCACATTTATGGTTGAAATGAATGAAGCAGCAAATATACTCAATAATGCTACTAAAAAGAGTCTAATAATCCTCGATGAGATAGGAAGGGGAACCAGTACTTTTGATGGAATAAGTATTGCGTGGTCAATTGTGGAATATATACATGATAAATTAGAAGCAAAAACACTCTTTGCTACTCATTACCATGAGCTAGCAGACTTATCTTTAGTGCTAAAAAAGATAAGAAATTATAACTTTGCAGTTAAAGAATGGAACAATGAAATTATCTTCTTACGAAGAATTGTTCCAGGAAGTACAGATAGGAGCTATGGTATTCAGGTAGCAAGGCTGGCCGGTATTCCTAAAGAAATTTTAGAGAGGGCCAAAGAAGTCCTATGTAACCTTGAAAACACAGAGCTTGATAATAAGGGAAAACCCAAAATCAGCTATAAAAAAAGGGGAAATCAGGAGGAGATGGGCGAGCAGTTTTCTCTTTTTGCAAAAAGGGTGGATGTTTTAATGGAAGAGATAAAAAGGATTGATATCAACAACACAACACCGATGGAGGCAATAAAAATCCTTCATAAAATATCATTACTGGCCAAAGATAAATAA
- the leuC gene encoding 3-isopropylmalate dehydratase large subunit, whose product MGMTISEKILAAHSDKQEVRPCELINVKLDITLGNDITAPLAIKEFEKAGAKKVFNKERIIFVLDHFTPNKDINSAIQCKMVREFAKKHELINLYEGGEVGIEHALLPEKGLVLPGDIVIGADSHTCTYGALGAFSTGIGSTDLAAAMITGETWFKVPESIKFIFNGKLKKWVSGKDLILYTIGKIGVDGALYKSMEFTGDIITSMPMEGRFTMTNMAVEAGAKNGIIEPNEITLEYVKNRAKRKFKIYQSDSDANYSKVYEFKGEDIEPQVAFPHLPENTKPINEVGDIPIDQAVIGSCTNGWLSDLEEAAKVLKGQKVNSNVRLIIIPATPEIYRQAMKKGLFDIFLDAKAIISPPTCGPCLGGHMGVLAEGERAIATTNRNFVGRMGHPKSEVYLSNPAVAAASAVMGRIASPEEVVNK is encoded by the coding sequence ATGGGGATGACAATATCCGAAAAAATACTAGCGGCTCATTCTGATAAACAAGAGGTAAGACCTTGTGAGTTAATTAATGTCAAGTTAGACATTACTCTTGGAAATGATATCACTGCTCCTTTAGCTATTAAAGAATTTGAAAAGGCCGGTGCAAAAAAGGTATTTAATAAAGAGAGAATTATATTTGTCCTTGATCATTTCACACCCAATAAGGATATCAATTCAGCTATACAGTGCAAGATGGTTAGAGAATTTGCAAAAAAACACGAGCTTATCAACCTCTATGAAGGGGGTGAGGTAGGCATTGAACATGCCCTTTTACCAGAAAAAGGTCTGGTTCTTCCAGGAGATATAGTCATTGGTGCAGATTCTCATACATGTACGTATGGAGCCTTAGGTGCTTTTTCTACAGGAATAGGGAGTACAGACCTAGCAGCTGCCATGATTACTGGGGAAACCTGGTTTAAGGTTCCTGAATCTATAAAATTTATATTTAACGGAAAGCTAAAAAAGTGGGTCTCTGGAAAAGATTTGATTCTTTATACTATTGGGAAGATTGGGGTTGATGGTGCTTTGTATAAATCCATGGAGTTTACAGGAGATATCATTACGTCAATGCCCATGGAAGGAAGATTCACGATGACAAATATGGCTGTTGAGGCTGGCGCAAAGAACGGTATTATTGAACCAAATGAAATAACCCTCGAATATGTTAAGAACAGGGCGAAAAGGAAATTCAAGATATACCAGAGCGACTCTGATGCAAACTACTCTAAGGTCTATGAGTTTAAAGGGGAAGATATAGAACCCCAGGTTGCTTTTCCCCACCTTCCTGAAAATACAAAACCGATCAATGAGGTAGGAGATATTCCGATTGATCAGGCAGTAATCGGTTCTTGCACGAATGGATGGCTCTCCGATTTAGAAGAAGCAGCAAAAGTTTTAAAAGGACAGAAAGTGAATAGCAATGTCCGGTTAATCATCATTCCTGCTACTCCAGAGATCTATCGTCAGGCAATGAAAAAGGGACTCTTTGATATTTTTTTGGATGCCAAGGCGATTATCAGCCCTCCCACATGTGGCCCATGTCTTGGAGGACATATGGGAGTTTTGGCTGAAGGAGAGAGGGCTATTGCTACTACAAACAGAAATTTTGTGGGCAGGATGGGACATCCCAAGAGCGAAGTCTATCTTTCTAATCCAGCAGTTGCCGCGGCATCTGCTGTTATGGGAAGAATAGCTAGCCCAGAAGAAGTTGTCAATAAATAA
- the leuD gene encoding 3-isopropylmalate dehydratase small subunit, with protein sequence MQIKGKAWKFGSNIDTDVIIPARYLNTSDPSELAKHCMENIDKDFVKNIEKGDIIVAGKNFGCGSSREHAPVSIKAAGISCVIAKTFARIFYRNAINTGLLIIECPEASDKIERGDIVRINIQAGKIENLTKKEEYLTTPFPPFMQKLIASGGLMPYVSIKEGLEKEKK encoded by the coding sequence GTGCAAATAAAAGGAAAAGCATGGAAGTTTGGTTCAAATATCGATACAGATGTAATCATCCCGGCAAGGTATTTAAATACATCTGATCCGTCTGAACTCGCGAAACACTGCATGGAGAACATAGATAAGGATTTCGTAAAAAATATAGAAAAGGGAGATATCATTGTTGCTGGCAAGAATTTTGGCTGTGGTTCCTCCAGAGAACATGCCCCTGTTTCAATAAAAGCTGCAGGGATATCATGTGTTATCGCGAAAACCTTTGCGAGAATTTTTTATAGAAACGCCATCAATACAGGTCTTCTCATCATTGAGTGTCCTGAAGCTTCAGACAAGATTGAAAGAGGGGATATCGTGAGAATCAATATTCAGGCAGGGAAGATTGAGAATTTGACAAAAAAAGAAGAATATTTGACAACGCCCTTTCCACCTTTTATGCAGAAATTGATTGCGTCAGGTGGCTTGATGCCTTATGTATCTATAAAAGAAGGTCTAGAAAAGGAGAAAAAATGA
- the leuB gene encoding 3-isopropylmalate dehydrogenase: MTYKIVVLPGDGIGKDVTKEAVNILKIIEKKYSINFEFTEHLIGGAAIDKTGVPLTDETLSACEDSDGVLMGAVGGPKWDQLDYSIRPEKGLLKLRKELDLFANLRPAKLYSTLMEASPLKNEIIQGLDILIVRELTGDIYFGEPRGVEKKNGKERGFNTMVYFDYEIERIARLSFELASKRDKKLTSVDKANVLDTSVLWRKVVNEVGKEFPDIELNHLYVDNCAMQLIREPKQFDVIVTGNIFGDILSDEASMLTGSIGMLPSASIGGKVGVYEPVHGSAPDIEGKDIANPIASITSAAMMLRYTLDQKEAANDIENAVERVLEKGYRTKDIFKEGDNLVGTREMSSLISEELEK, encoded by the coding sequence ATGACCTATAAGATTGTTGTTTTGCCAGGAGATGGAATTGGAAAAGATGTAACAAAAGAAGCAGTAAATATATTAAAAATCATTGAAAAAAAATATTCGATCAATTTTGAATTTACCGAACACCTTATCGGTGGGGCTGCCATTGATAAAACAGGAGTCCCACTGACTGATGAAACGCTTTCAGCTTGCGAAGATAGTGATGGGGTTCTCATGGGAGCGGTAGGTGGACCAAAATGGGATCAGCTAGATTACTCTATACGTCCTGAAAAAGGGTTACTGAAGCTTCGAAAGGAACTAGACCTGTTTGCAAATTTAAGGCCAGCTAAACTCTACTCAACGCTCATGGAGGCTTCTCCTTTAAAGAACGAGATTATCCAAGGGCTGGATATTTTGATTGTGAGAGAACTCACAGGAGATATCTATTTTGGAGAACCTAGAGGAGTGGAGAAGAAAAACGGGAAAGAAAGAGGTTTTAACACCATGGTATATTTCGATTATGAAATTGAGAGGATTGCAAGGCTTTCTTTTGAGTTGGCTTCGAAAAGGGACAAAAAACTGACCTCTGTAGATAAGGCAAATGTCCTCGATACAAGTGTATTATGGAGAAAGGTTGTTAACGAAGTTGGAAAAGAGTTTCCTGATATAGAACTTAACCACCTCTATGTTGATAACTGTGCTATGCAGTTAATAAGAGAACCAAAACAGTTTGATGTTATTGTTACCGGAAACATCTTTGGAGATATCTTGAGTGATGAGGCCTCAATGCTTACAGGTTCAATAGGCATGCTTCCCTCTGCAAGTATTGGAGGAAAGGTAGGGGTATATGAGCCTGTTCACGGAAGCGCTCCAGACATAGAAGGTAAGGATATTGCCAATCCCATTGCATCCATTACCTCTGCAGCAATGATGCTCAGATATACATTAGACCAGAAAGAAGCAGCTAATGATATCGAGAATGCTGTAGAAAGGGTTTTAGAAAAGGGCTATAGAACAAAGGATATATTTAAAGAAGGGGATAATTTGGTCGGAACCAGAGAAATGAGTTCCCTTATTTCAGAAGAACTGGAGAAATAA
- a CDS encoding aspartate-semialdehyde dehydrogenase, with product MKERKEYNVAVVGATGVVGNEMISILEERKFPVKNLRLLASERSEGKSLEFKGQKFIVKTLTKDSFSDIDIALFSAGGSRSEEFAPAAVKAGAVVVDNTSAFRMDPEVPLVVPEVNSHAISKHKGIIANPNCSTIQMVVALKPIHDIAKIKRVVVSTYQAVSGTGKKAIDELSTQTRAIFNLQEVICNVYPHQIAFNCLPHIDVFFDSGYTKEEIKMVNETKKIMEDDSIAVTATTVRVPVFHSHSESINIETEKKITAEEAREALSKAPGIKVIDNPKNLEYPLAIDAAGKDEVFVGRIREDESIEKGLNLWVVSDNLRKGAALNAIQIAEVIIRDGLL from the coding sequence ATGAAAGAAAGAAAAGAATACAATGTAGCTGTAGTAGGGGCAACAGGAGTTGTCGGAAACGAGATGATATCTATACTTGAAGAAAGAAAGTTTCCAGTAAAGAACTTAAGGCTCCTTGCATCCGAAAGGTCGGAAGGTAAAAGCCTTGAATTTAAAGGCCAAAAATTTATAGTCAAGACACTTACAAAAGATTCATTTTCAGACATAGATATTGCACTCTTTTCTGCTGGTGGGTCTCGAAGTGAAGAGTTTGCACCAGCAGCAGTTAAGGCAGGGGCAGTAGTTGTAGATAATACAAGCGCCTTTAGAATGGATCCTGAGGTTCCTCTTGTCGTTCCGGAAGTTAACTCTCACGCCATTTCTAAACACAAAGGGATTATCGCTAATCCTAACTGCTCTACGATTCAAATGGTAGTTGCTTTAAAACCCATTCATGACATTGCAAAGATAAAACGAGTGGTTGTTTCCACTTATCAGGCTGTCTCAGGAACAGGAAAGAAGGCTATAGATGAATTGTCGACACAAACCAGAGCAATTTTCAATCTTCAAGAAGTAATATGTAATGTGTATCCTCATCAGATAGCCTTTAACTGCCTCCCTCACATCGATGTTTTTTTTGATAGTGGATATACTAAAGAAGAGATCAAGATGGTTAATGAGACAAAGAAAATTATGGAGGATGATTCGATTGCAGTAACCGCCACTACGGTTAGGGTTCCTGTTTTTCATAGCCATTCAGAATCAATAAATATCGAAACTGAGAAAAAAATAACTGCAGAAGAAGCAAGGGAGGCTCTATCTAAGGCTCCAGGAATCAAGGTCATCGATAACCCTAAAAACTTAGAATATCCCTTGGCTATAGATGCTGCTGGGAAAGATGAGGTTTTCGTTGGTCGAATCAGAGAAGATGAGTCAATAGAAAAAGGATTAAATCTATGGGTAGTTTCTGATAATCTCAGAAAGGGCGCTGCCCTTAATGCCATACAGATAGCCGAGGTAATAATTAGAGATGGCCTCTTATAA
- the mtnP gene encoding S-methyl-5'-thioadenosine phosphorylase, protein MSRAKIGVIGGSGLYKMEGLEVIEKKNLSTPFGDPSDSFIIGSLDGADVVFLPRHGTGHRILPSELNFRANIYGMKELGAEWIISVSAVGSMKENLYPGDIVIPDQFFDRTKKRINTFFGDGVVAHVPFADPVCPDLSSILFKAGEKIGAKIHKGGTYLCIEGPQFSTRAESKTYRAWGVDIIGMTNIPEAKLAREAEICYATVALVTDFDCWHESEEDVKIDAVLEIMNKNINTAKSIIKKAVKMISDKRTCICSEALKHTILTSKESIPEKTKKNLEIIIGKYI, encoded by the coding sequence ATGTCAAGAGCCAAAATTGGTGTGATAGGCGGAAGCGGCCTCTATAAGATGGAAGGTTTAGAGGTTATTGAGAAAAAAAACCTAAGCACCCCCTTCGGTGATCCATCAGACAGCTTTATTATTGGTTCCTTAGATGGAGCAGATGTTGTTTTCCTCCCAAGACACGGCACTGGTCATAGAATATTGCCATCTGAGCTGAACTTTCGTGCAAATATATACGGTATGAAAGAATTAGGAGCAGAGTGGATAATATCCGTAAGCGCGGTAGGTAGCATGAAAGAAAATCTCTATCCTGGAGATATAGTCATTCCCGACCAGTTTTTTGACAGAACAAAAAAAAGAATCAACACATTTTTTGGAGACGGGGTTGTTGCTCATGTCCCCTTTGCTGACCCAGTTTGCCCTGATCTTAGCTCTATCTTATTTAAAGCAGGAGAGAAGATAGGGGCTAAAATCCATAAAGGAGGGACGTATCTTTGTATTGAAGGTCCCCAGTTTTCTACAAGGGCTGAGTCAAAAACCTATCGAGCCTGGGGTGTAGATATCATAGGAATGACGAATATACCTGAGGCAAAGCTAGCTAGAGAAGCAGAAATCTGCTATGCAACTGTTGCCCTTGTTACCGACTTTGATTGTTGGCACGAATCCGAAGAAGATGTAAAGATTGATGCGGTATTGGAGATTATGAACAAAAACATTAACACGGCAAAGTCCATTATTAAAAAGGCCGTCAAAATGATTTCTGATAAGAGAACATGTATTTGTTCTGAAGCATTAAAACACACAATCCTCACTTCAAAAGAATCCATCCCTGAAAAAACTAAAAAGAATTTAGAAATCATCATAGGTAAATATATTTAA